From Medicago truncatula cultivar Jemalong A17 chromosome 7, MtrunA17r5.0-ANR, whole genome shotgun sequence, a single genomic window includes:
- the LOC25498476 gene encoding receptor-like cytoplasmic kinase 176: protein MGACWSNKVKSVSPSNTGFTSRSVSRSGHDISSTSRNSSASISVTSRSEGEILQSSNLKSFSYNEVRAATRNFRPDSVLGEGGFGSVFKGWIDEHSHAATKPGMGIIVAVKRLNQEGHQGHREWLAEINYLGQLQHPNLVKLIGYCFEDEHRLLVYEFMPKGSMENHLFRRGSYFQPFSWSLRMKIALGAAKGLAFLHSTEPKVIYRDFKTSNILLDSNYDAKLSDFGLARDGPTGDKSHVSTRVMGTRGYAAPEYLATGHLTAKSDVYSFGVVLLEIISGRRAIDKNLPSGEHNLVEWAKPYLSNKRRVFRVMDPRLEGQYSHSRAHAAAALASQCLSVEPRIRPNMDEVVKTLEQLQEPKDSQKKGSDHRARNSNLGLNASGKGNADATRKASAYPRPSASLLHV, encoded by the exons ATGGGTGCTTGTTGGAGTAATAAGGTTAAGTCTGTGAGTCCTTCAAACACAG GGTTCACTTCAAGAAGTGTAAGCAGAAGTGGCCATGACATCAGCTCAACTAGCAGGAACTCATCAGCCTCTATATCGGTCACTTCTCGAAGTGAGGGAGAAATCTTGCAATCTTCCAACTTGAAAAGCTTCAGCTACAATGAAGTAAGAGCGGCTACGAGAAATTTCCGGCCGGACAGTGTCTTGGGGGAAGGTGGTTTTGGTTCAGTTTTTAAAGGCTGGATTGACGAGCATTCACATGCTGCAACCAAACCAGGAATGGGTATTATTGTTGCTGTGAAGAGGCTTAACCAAGAAGGGCATCAGGGTCATAGAGAATGGTTG GCTGAAATCAACTATCTCGGGCAACTTCAGCATCCTAATCTCGTCAAATTAATAGGATACTGCTTTGAGGATGAACATCGGCTCCTGGTTTATGAGTTTATGCCAAAGGGAAGCATGGAAAATCATCTATTTCGAC GAGGTTCTTATTTTCAACCATTCTCTTGGAGTTTGCGAATGAAAATTGCCCTCGGAGCTGCAAAAGGCCTTGCTTTTCTCCATAGTACAGAACCTAAAGTCATATACCGTGACTTCAAAACTTCGAATATACTGCTCGATTCT AACTATGATGCTAAACTTTCTGATTTTGGGTTGGCAAGAGATGGACCAACTGGTGATAAAAGTCATGTCTCAACTCGGGTCATGGGAACCCGTGGATATGCGGCACCAGAGTATCTAGCAACAG GCCATCTTACTGCAAAGAGCGATGTATATAGTTTTGGAGTAGTTCTTCTAGAAATTATATCAGGAAGACGTGCCATAGACAAGAACCTGCCATCCGGAGAACACAACCTAGTCGAATGGGCCAAGCCTTACCTATCCAACAAACGCAGAGTTTTTCGCGTAATGGATCCACGACTCGAAGGTCAATATTCACATAGCCGAGCTCATGCTGCGGCCGCCCTTGCTTCACAATGTCTATCTGTGGAGCCCAGAATAAGGCCAAATATGGACGAGGTTGTTAAAACATTGGAGCAGCTTCAGGAACCAAAGGACAGTCAGAAGAAAGGTTCTGATCACCGTGCACGCAATTCCAACCTCGGCCTCAATGCATCCGGCAAAGGTAATGCGGATGCTACTAGAAAGGCTTCTGCTTATCCTAGACCGTCTGCTTCTCTCCTTCATGTTTGA